The proteins below come from a single Arthrobacter sp. B1I2 genomic window:
- a CDS encoding ABC transporter ATP-binding protein encodes MIRLENIEVTFGDFTAIPHLDLHVRPGEFFTLLGPSGCGKTTALRTLAGFIQPARGKVRVDGKDVTRLPSDKRQVGMVFQNYALFPSMSVWENIAFGLRVRKEKPADSDRLVRDIARRVELSNEQLAKNVAELSGGQQQRVAVARALVLRPKILLLDEPLSNLDAKLRHQLRQQLKDLQSEFGITTVYVTHDQDEALAMSDRVAVFNKGVIEQVGTPQDIYDNAATEFVCNFIGDSSTLTPEFVSEVNRLSGAGLSTDARSYLRVEKASLNRPADGGTAVGLPATVVSRTYHGLHSRYVVSSHGADIRLLVREDGGTHPAAGTNTTVYVQADHVLQYHPGTGASLRQDQAVARP; translated from the coding sequence ATGATCCGCTTGGAAAACATTGAAGTTACCTTTGGCGATTTCACCGCCATCCCGCATCTGGACCTGCATGTCCGCCCCGGTGAGTTTTTCACCCTCCTGGGGCCCTCCGGCTGTGGAAAGACAACGGCGCTACGCACCCTGGCCGGCTTCATCCAGCCGGCCAGGGGCAAGGTCCGTGTGGATGGAAAGGATGTCACCCGCCTCCCAAGTGACAAGCGGCAGGTGGGCATGGTGTTCCAGAACTACGCATTGTTCCCAAGCATGAGCGTCTGGGAGAACATCGCCTTCGGGCTCCGGGTAAGGAAGGAAAAACCTGCAGACAGCGACCGCCTTGTGCGGGACATTGCACGGCGTGTGGAGCTCAGCAATGAGCAACTGGCGAAGAACGTTGCCGAGCTGTCCGGCGGCCAGCAGCAGCGGGTGGCTGTTGCACGCGCACTGGTGCTGCGGCCCAAGATCCTGCTGCTGGACGAGCCCTTGTCCAACCTTGACGCCAAGCTTCGCCACCAGCTGCGCCAGCAGCTCAAGGACCTGCAAAGCGAGTTCGGGATCACCACCGTATATGTCACCCACGACCAGGACGAGGCACTTGCCATGAGTGACCGCGTCGCCGTGTTCAACAAGGGCGTCATTGAGCAAGTTGGGACGCCCCAGGACATTTACGACAATGCGGCCACGGAGTTTGTCTGTAATTTCATTGGCGACAGCTCCACGCTGACGCCGGAATTTGTTTCGGAGGTGAACCGGCTCTCGGGGGCAGGCCTCAGCACAGACGCCAGGTCCTACCTTCGCGTGGAAAAAGCCTCCCTGAACAGGCCCGCTGACGGAGGCACCGCCGTCGGGCTTCCCGCCACCGTGGTTTCGCGCACCTATCATGGCCTGCACAGCCGCTACGTGGTCAGCAGCCATGGCGCGGACATCCGCCTCCTGGTCCGGGAGGACGGCGGCACGCACCCGGCGGCGGGCACGAACACAACGGTCTACGTGCAGGCTGACCACGTCCTCCAGTACCATCCGGGAACTGGTGCCTCGCTGCGCCAGGACCAGGCGGTTGCCAGGCCATGA
- a CDS encoding FUSC family protein codes for MKMFAEMFSIDPGNKDHHPAFRCAVGVFVPLITLVLLGRLDLAIFASFGAFTGIYGRGEPHAVRFVLQLRAGLLMLLVMFLAALAARMGPAWGLDAAAHTWLLVLATTLVAGACSVAISWLRLRPAGSLFHIFAFAAIASIPNQPPLWQGMLVAALTTLFCLLVGFSSRILPSHRTPWTRPPRIRRTPAEKRTAWLEGLGYLVAAGLAGTLATWAGERLGFGHNYWAMVAAVVPLVGHTTRHRVRRGIQRIIGTVLGLLVLAAVLLVGLQPWQTVLVMALCQFGAEMFIIRQYLLAQVFVTPLALVSTLLVVPASPSILLRDRIIETVIGAAVGIAVVLAPGAWRRVRQRIQQQGTTAA; via the coding sequence GTGAAGATGTTCGCTGAAATGTTCAGCATTGACCCCGGCAACAAGGACCACCACCCCGCGTTCAGGTGTGCCGTGGGCGTCTTCGTCCCCCTGATCACGCTGGTGCTGCTCGGCAGGCTGGACCTGGCAATCTTCGCGTCCTTCGGCGCCTTCACCGGGATTTACGGCCGCGGTGAACCGCACGCCGTCCGGTTTGTGCTGCAGCTGCGGGCCGGGCTGCTGATGCTGCTGGTCATGTTTCTGGCGGCGCTCGCGGCCCGGATGGGTCCCGCCTGGGGCCTGGATGCTGCTGCCCACACCTGGCTGCTGGTCCTGGCCACCACGCTGGTGGCGGGAGCCTGTTCCGTTGCCATCTCCTGGCTTCGACTGCGCCCTGCGGGTTCGCTCTTCCACATCTTCGCGTTCGCTGCCATCGCATCCATTCCCAACCAGCCGCCGCTCTGGCAGGGCATGCTGGTGGCCGCCCTCACCACACTCTTCTGCCTGCTGGTGGGTTTCTCGTCCCGGATCCTTCCCAGCCACCGCACGCCCTGGACCAGGCCTCCGCGCATCCGGCGCACTCCCGCGGAGAAGCGCACGGCCTGGCTTGAGGGCCTCGGCTACCTGGTGGCCGCGGGCCTTGCCGGAACGCTGGCCACGTGGGCGGGGGAGCGCCTGGGGTTCGGGCACAACTACTGGGCCATGGTGGCTGCCGTGGTGCCGCTGGTGGGCCATACCACCAGGCACCGGGTCCGCCGCGGCATCCAAAGGATCATCGGCACGGTCCTGGGCCTGCTGGTCCTGGCCGCCGTGCTGCTGGTGGGCCTGCAACCGTGGCAAACAGTCCTGGTGATGGCGCTGTGCCAGTTCGGCGCCGAGATGTTCATCATCCGCCAGTACCTGCTGGCCCAGGTCTTCGTGACACCCCTGGCCCTGGTTTCAACACTGCTGGTGGTCCCGGCCTCCCCGTCCATCCTGCTGCGCGACCGCATCATCGAGACCGTGATCGGTGCCGCCGTCGGCATTGCCGTTGTGCTGGCTCCGGGCGCGTGGCGCCGCGTCAGGCAGCGGATCCAACAGCAGGGCACGACGGCGGCCTGA
- a CDS encoding FAD-dependent monooxygenase, with the protein MEVVSIVGGGIAGLALAACLEPDRFQVTVYEKRPDLPTVGTVLGMWPNAQRALARVGILAQARAVSPVIGSGSIRNGAGEPWVTVNGGELFGISRVDLLRLLDSAVPDTVRRVTRHLHELPGGEGLLVGADGVHSLVRREVWGAATNARLTSCLAVRGTIPAPVNPDEVGEYWGRGDLFGIAASAGGTNWYASWRSDLGPTAIDVKQALDQARLRFSGHAPAIRQVLAAAVPGLSLAQRIWTTPPLRSYVRGSAVLVGDAAHAMTPNLGRGACESLVDAVTLADLLNSLPQEKALAAYNRQRRLRTRALSLGSAALMRVALAENAQPLRDRLLNLARRRNERAAVGTGSNS; encoded by the coding sequence ATGGAAGTTGTCTCGATCGTTGGCGGCGGCATCGCCGGGCTTGCGCTGGCGGCCTGCCTCGAGCCGGACCGCTTTCAGGTGACCGTCTACGAGAAACGGCCGGACCTGCCCACGGTCGGCACCGTGCTCGGCATGTGGCCCAATGCCCAGCGCGCGCTGGCGCGGGTGGGGATCCTTGCCCAGGCCAGGGCCGTAAGCCCCGTGATCGGCAGCGGTTCCATCCGCAACGGCGCGGGCGAACCGTGGGTCACGGTCAACGGCGGAGAGTTGTTCGGGATTTCCCGGGTGGACTTGTTGCGGCTCCTTGATTCTGCCGTCCCTGACACTGTCCGCCGGGTCACAAGGCACCTCCACGAATTGCCGGGTGGTGAGGGCCTGCTGGTGGGCGCCGATGGCGTGCACAGCCTGGTCCGCCGCGAGGTGTGGGGTGCTGCCACGAATGCCCGGCTCACATCCTGCCTCGCCGTCCGCGGCACCATTCCGGCACCCGTCAATCCCGACGAGGTAGGGGAGTACTGGGGCCGGGGGGATCTGTTCGGCATCGCCGCCTCGGCGGGCGGCACCAACTGGTATGCGAGCTGGCGTTCGGACCTTGGCCCCACGGCGATCGACGTGAAACAGGCCCTGGACCAGGCCCGGCTGCGTTTCTCGGGCCACGCCCCCGCCATCCGGCAGGTCCTTGCAGCCGCTGTTCCCGGGCTTTCGCTCGCCCAGCGGATCTGGACCACTCCGCCGTTGCGGTCCTACGTGCGCGGCAGCGCGGTGTTGGTGGGCGACGCGGCCCACGCCATGACGCCCAACCTCGGCAGGGGTGCCTGCGAATCACTGGTGGATGCCGTCACCCTCGCGGATCTGTTGAACAGCCTTCCGCAGGAGAAGGCGCTTGCCGCCTATAACAGGCAGCGGCGGCTGCGGACCCGTGCCCTGAGCCTGGGGTCGGCGGCGCTGATGCGCGTGGCGCTGGCTGAAAACGCCCAGCCGCTGCGTGACCGCCTGCTCAACCTGGCCCGACGGCGGAACGAACGCGCCGCCGTCGGCACCGGCTCCAACAGCTAA
- a CDS encoding TetR/AcrR family transcriptional regulator produces MPDRRTQLLDAALAVVAEKGMKGLTHRAVDAAAALPQGTTSNYYRNRAALVEAVLDRLLQLDAELLQDTGPAGPPQDIDQLAGQLAALVLALARQHAGLTRARLALSLDHPEAVTAGHHLLVDGLSRALTALGVADAEARARDVADYGDGLLLHLLTVRSADNPDPKVIAGAIRRLLGP; encoded by the coding sequence ATGCCCGACAGACGCACCCAGCTCCTTGATGCCGCATTGGCTGTAGTGGCGGAGAAGGGGATGAAAGGCCTCACCCACCGGGCAGTGGATGCCGCCGCAGCACTCCCCCAAGGCACCACGTCCAACTATTACCGGAACCGGGCCGCCCTGGTGGAGGCGGTGCTGGACCGCCTGTTGCAGCTGGACGCTGAGCTCCTGCAGGACACCGGCCCGGCCGGGCCACCGCAGGACATCGACCAGCTGGCAGGCCAACTGGCCGCCCTGGTGCTCGCGCTGGCACGGCAGCATGCAGGCCTCACCCGGGCGCGGCTGGCCCTTTCCCTGGACCACCCCGAGGCAGTCACCGCCGGCCATCACCTTCTGGTTGACGGCCTAAGCCGGGCGCTGACGGCTTTAGGGGTGGCGGATGCGGAGGCACGCGCCCGGGACGTGGCGGACTACGGCGACGGCCTCCTGCTGCACCTGCTCACCGTGAGGAGTGCGGACAATCCTGACCCTAAGGTCATCGCAGGGGCTATCCGGCGCCTGCTGGGCCCCTGA
- a CDS encoding ABC transporter permease has product MSANTTVRSMARSPFVLVVGAVLTWFIAAFLVWPNVNILIATFFPDGSFSGRAAEKLFSSQRAMKALGNSFLLAAALSVTVNLVGVFIVLVTHYFRIRGSRILFLGYASTFIYGGIVLAAGYKFIYGDKGIVTSLLVKLIPGMDPGWFSGFFAVLVVMTFATTTNHMLFVANALKGIDYQTIEAARNLGASTWTILRRIVLPMLKPTLFAVTILSFLTGLGALSAPQVLGGRDFQTITPMILTFTNSPTSRDLAALLAVILGLATMLMLAVMSRLEKGGTYFSVSKVSSELQKQDITNPVANMAVHAMAYLLFAIYTLPVVLIVLYSFADGAAIQTGQLSPANLTLDNYVRVLTQQSGLRPFIVSIVYSALAAVIAVGGLLFVARLLQKYKNWLASAFEYLLHIPWILPSALLALGLIVSYDHPNPLVGGAVLTGTTVILLIAFVTVKIPFTLRMLKASFASVNSSLEEAAAIMGAKTLYVFRRILLPLVLPAAAAITALNFNSLLDDYDTAIFLAHPLVQPLGLVIKANTDGADGTEGIANTFVYTVLLMIITGVTMYLVYGRSGRRRARKRLTEVTPAPQVPGPGGPAAQAPGEDDATRPAAAVR; this is encoded by the coding sequence ATGAGCGCCAACACCACAGTGCGCAGCATGGCCCGGTCACCCTTCGTCCTGGTGGTGGGCGCCGTCCTCACCTGGTTTATTGCCGCGTTCCTGGTATGGCCCAACGTCAACATCCTGATTGCCACCTTCTTTCCCGACGGGAGCTTTTCGGGCCGCGCCGCGGAGAAGCTGTTCTCCTCACAGCGGGCCATGAAGGCATTGGGCAACAGCTTCCTCCTGGCCGCGGCGCTGTCCGTCACCGTCAACCTGGTGGGCGTCTTCATCGTCCTGGTCACGCACTACTTCCGGATCCGCGGCTCGCGCATCCTCTTCTTGGGGTACGCTTCCACCTTCATCTATGGCGGCATCGTGCTGGCCGCGGGGTACAAATTCATTTACGGCGACAAGGGCATAGTCACCTCGCTGCTGGTCAAGCTGATCCCCGGAATGGACCCGGGCTGGTTCTCCGGGTTTTTCGCCGTCCTGGTGGTCATGACCTTCGCCACCACCACCAACCACATGCTGTTCGTCGCGAACGCGCTCAAGGGCATCGACTACCAGACCATCGAGGCCGCACGGAACCTTGGCGCCTCCACCTGGACCATCCTTCGGCGCATCGTCCTGCCCATGCTCAAGCCAACCCTGTTCGCCGTCACCATCCTGTCGTTCCTGACCGGCCTGGGGGCTCTGAGCGCCCCGCAGGTGCTGGGGGGCCGCGACTTCCAGACCATCACACCGATGATCCTGACCTTCACCAACAGCCCCACCTCCAGGGACCTCGCGGCGCTGCTGGCCGTGATCCTGGGCCTGGCCACCATGCTGATGCTCGCCGTCATGTCCCGGCTGGAGAAGGGCGGCACCTACTTCTCGGTGTCCAAGGTGTCCTCTGAGCTGCAGAAGCAGGACATTACAAACCCCGTAGCCAACATGGCCGTACATGCCATGGCATATCTCCTGTTTGCCATCTACACGCTCCCGGTGGTGTTGATCGTCCTTTACTCGTTTGCCGACGGCGCGGCCATCCAGACCGGGCAACTCTCGCCGGCCAACCTGACGCTGGACAACTACGTCCGCGTCCTCACCCAGCAGTCCGGGCTCCGTCCTTTTATCGTCAGCATTGTGTACAGCGCCTTGGCGGCCGTCATCGCCGTCGGCGGGCTGCTCTTCGTGGCCAGGCTCCTGCAGAAATACAAGAACTGGCTGGCCTCGGCATTCGAGTACCTGCTGCACATCCCTTGGATCCTGCCGTCTGCGCTGCTGGCCTTGGGGCTGATCGTCAGCTACGACCACCCGAACCCGCTGGTGGGCGGTGCCGTGCTCACCGGAACAACGGTGATCCTGCTCATCGCATTCGTCACGGTGAAAATTCCGTTCACACTCCGGATGCTCAAAGCGTCCTTTGCGTCCGTGAATTCTTCCCTGGAGGAGGCTGCTGCCATCATGGGCGCCAAGACGCTGTACGTCTTCCGGCGCATCCTCCTGCCACTGGTACTGCCTGCGGCAGCAGCCATTACGGCCCTGAACTTCAACAGCCTGCTGGATGACTATGACACGGCCATCTTCCTGGCACACCCGCTGGTTCAGCCGCTGGGCCTGGTGATCAAGGCCAACACGGATGGCGCGGACGGCACTGAGGGCATCGCGAATACGTTCGTTTACACGGTGCTCCTCATGATCATCACCGGCGTGACAATGTACCTGGTCTACGGCAGGTCCGGGCGGCGCCGGGCCAGGAAGCGCCTGACCGAGGTAACCCCCGCCCCGCAGGTCCCCGGCCCCGGAGGTCCCGCCGCACAGGCGCCGGGTGAAGACGATGCCACGCGTCCGGCCGCTGCCGTGCGCTGA
- a CDS encoding 4-hydroxybenzoate 3-monooxygenase, with translation MARKVITTQVAIMGGGPAGLMLSHLLAKAGIESTVVEVRSHEEISHTVRAGILEHGTVNLLVDSGVSDRVLRDGDRHDGIELRFNGESHRVDFKDLVGESVWLYPQTDVFLDLAARRKDDGGDVRYSVTDTSVHDLEGKPKAWFTDADGVEFEIQADFLVGADGSRSHCRFQIPEAHRKWYFHEYPFAWFGILAQAPRSSDELIYANSANGFALISQRTETVQRMYFQCDPKENVAEWDDDRIWAEFRSRVNGNGFELNEGPVLEKMVLPFRSFVHTPMRHGNLFLAGDAAHTVPPTGAKGLNLAINDVKVLFEGLDSHYNSGSERLLETYSDRALDRVWKAQQFSYWMTTMLHTPADADDFSRARQLGELNSVVSSRHGMAYLAEAYTGWPAAS, from the coding sequence ATGGCACGAAAAGTCATCACCACCCAGGTGGCCATCATGGGAGGCGGTCCGGCAGGGCTGATGCTCTCCCATCTCCTGGCGAAGGCGGGCATCGAGTCCACGGTGGTCGAAGTCCGCAGCCACGAGGAAATCTCCCACACTGTACGCGCCGGCATCCTGGAGCACGGCACGGTAAACCTGCTCGTGGACAGCGGCGTCTCGGACAGGGTGCTGCGCGATGGCGACCGGCATGACGGCATCGAGCTGCGCTTTAACGGCGAAAGCCACCGCGTGGACTTCAAGGACCTCGTGGGGGAATCGGTGTGGCTGTACCCGCAGACGGACGTGTTCCTGGACCTCGCGGCCCGAAGGAAGGACGACGGGGGCGACGTCCGCTACAGCGTCACCGACACCTCCGTCCATGATCTGGAGGGCAAGCCGAAAGCCTGGTTCACCGATGCCGACGGCGTGGAGTTCGAGATCCAGGCCGACTTCCTGGTGGGCGCAGACGGCTCCCGCAGCCACTGCCGATTCCAGATCCCGGAAGCCCACCGCAAGTGGTATTTCCACGAATACCCCTTCGCCTGGTTCGGCATCCTGGCCCAGGCGCCGCGCAGTTCCGACGAACTGATCTACGCCAACTCGGCCAACGGCTTCGCCCTGATCAGCCAGCGCACCGAAACCGTGCAGCGGATGTACTTCCAGTGCGACCCCAAGGAAAACGTCGCCGAGTGGGATGACGACCGGATCTGGGCCGAGTTCCGGAGCCGCGTCAACGGCAACGGCTTCGAGCTCAATGAGGGCCCGGTCCTGGAAAAGATGGTGCTGCCGTTCCGCAGCTTCGTCCACACTCCCATGCGCCACGGCAACCTCTTCCTGGCCGGAGACGCCGCCCACACCGTGCCGCCCACCGGCGCCAAGGGCCTCAACCTCGCGATCAACGATGTCAAGGTCCTCTTCGAGGGACTGGACAGCCACTACAACTCCGGCTCCGAGCGGCTCCTGGAGACCTACAGCGACCGCGCCCTGGACCGGGTGTGGAAGGCGCAGCAGTTCTCCTACTGGATGACCACCATGCTGCACACCCCCGCCGACGCGGACGATTTCTCCCGCGCCCGCCAGCTCGGTGAACTGAATTCCGTGGTCTCCTCCCGGCACGGCATGGCCTACCTGGCCGAGGCATACACGGGCTGGCCCGCCGCCTCCTAA
- a CDS encoding extracellular solute-binding protein — MRKLQTLVAAAVAVTLLAGCGGGSTPPTSSGESSGAPAGASGDTLVLYTNSNGEGRGDWLATKAAAAGFKIEIVGAGGADATNKLIAEKNNPIADVAFGLNNMYFSQIKNEGALEAYQPAWAGEVDKGLADGETYWPLVKQAILLGYNSDKFDKDAAPKDWTDLWTKDEFKTRYERVTGLGTATAQLVFAGILSRYRDDSGDLGISDDGWQQVEQYFKNGSPAVAKTDLFARIASGEVDMGQMPSSIIAEREKSFKVNVDTVIPAVGVPLAVEQIALVKGTKKKEQAQKFIDWFGSAEVQGEFAQQFNSMPVNKGAQAKANPEVVGFFADLKQQDIDWDFVQKNMGAWVEKIELEYMT; from the coding sequence GTGCGTAAATTGCAGACCCTGGTTGCCGCCGCCGTCGCCGTCACCCTCCTCGCCGGATGCGGTGGTGGTTCCACGCCACCAACTTCATCCGGGGAATCCTCCGGAGCGCCGGCAGGTGCATCCGGGGACACCCTGGTTCTCTACACCAACTCCAACGGTGAGGGCCGGGGCGATTGGCTGGCCACCAAGGCGGCCGCTGCCGGGTTCAAGATTGAGATTGTGGGGGCCGGTGGCGCCGACGCCACCAACAAACTCATTGCGGAAAAGAACAACCCCATCGCCGACGTCGCATTCGGCCTGAACAACATGTACTTCTCCCAGATTAAGAACGAGGGAGCATTGGAGGCCTACCAGCCAGCGTGGGCGGGCGAGGTGGACAAGGGCCTTGCTGACGGGGAAACGTACTGGCCCCTGGTGAAACAGGCAATCCTGCTTGGCTACAACTCGGACAAGTTCGACAAGGACGCCGCACCAAAGGACTGGACGGACCTGTGGACCAAGGACGAGTTCAAGACCCGCTATGAACGGGTCACCGGCCTGGGCACGGCCACAGCGCAGTTGGTTTTTGCCGGCATCCTCTCCCGCTACCGGGACGACTCCGGCGATCTGGGGATCTCCGATGACGGTTGGCAGCAGGTTGAGCAGTACTTCAAAAACGGCAGTCCCGCCGTGGCCAAGACCGACCTGTTTGCCCGCATCGCGTCGGGCGAGGTGGACATGGGCCAGATGCCGTCCTCGATCATTGCCGAGCGTGAAAAGTCCTTCAAGGTGAACGTTGACACAGTCATCCCTGCCGTGGGGGTCCCACTGGCCGTGGAGCAGATAGCCCTGGTGAAGGGCACCAAGAAAAAGGAGCAGGCGCAGAAATTCATTGACTGGTTTGGCAGCGCAGAGGTCCAGGGCGAGTTCGCGCAGCAGTTCAACTCCATGCCGGTTAACAAGGGCGCCCAGGCAAAGGCCAACCCGGAGGTGGTGGGCTTCTTTGCAGACCTCAAGCAGCAGGACATCGACTGGGACTTCGTCCAGAAGAACATGGGCGCGTGGGTGGAGAAGATCGAGCTTGAATACATGACGTAG
- a CDS encoding MFS transporter codes for MSITPHQHRSKWPVWLCWLAMVLDGFDLVVLGTVIPTLIKTHELGFDALGATYAATISLVGVGAGALFIAPLSDRFGRRRLLVACVLWFSLFTIAVVFAPNVAVFCAFRLLAGLGLGACLPAALAYMNDYAPAGAAGKSTTRTMTGYHAGAVATAFLALLLVPDWRMMFIVGGLAGFALAPFLWFKLPETLPSAGEGQEAAAARTGFRELARKPYPLVALAIAAASFMGLLLVYGLNTWLPQLMAGAGYTVSTGLVLLLVLNVGAVAGLVIAGILADKHGTKRVVLLWFGLSAVFLAVLSVKIQSELLLNAAVFVTGVFVFSAQVLVYAWVSQLFPATLRATALGFAAGVGRLGAIVGPAVTGTLVAANIAYPWGFYVFAAAAAIAVAALMTVPHAIRPAAAEAPPERG; via the coding sequence ATGTCAATCACGCCACATCAGCACCGTTCGAAATGGCCGGTCTGGCTCTGCTGGCTGGCGATGGTCCTCGACGGCTTCGATTTGGTGGTTTTGGGCACCGTCATCCCAACCCTGATCAAGACCCATGAGCTGGGCTTCGACGCCCTTGGTGCGACATATGCCGCAACAATTTCCCTGGTTGGCGTTGGTGCCGGCGCGCTCTTCATTGCCCCTTTGTCTGACCGCTTTGGCCGGCGCCGGCTTCTTGTGGCCTGCGTCCTGTGGTTTTCGCTCTTCACTATTGCCGTGGTGTTCGCACCCAACGTTGCCGTGTTCTGCGCCTTCCGGCTTCTCGCCGGACTGGGGCTGGGTGCCTGCCTGCCGGCCGCACTGGCCTACATGAACGACTATGCCCCGGCAGGCGCCGCCGGAAAGTCGACCACCAGGACCATGACCGGCTACCACGCCGGCGCGGTGGCCACGGCATTCCTGGCCCTGCTTCTGGTTCCGGACTGGCGGATGATGTTCATAGTGGGCGGCCTCGCAGGCTTTGCCCTTGCACCCTTCCTGTGGTTCAAGCTCCCGGAAACCCTCCCTTCAGCCGGGGAAGGGCAGGAGGCAGCTGCCGCCCGCACAGGCTTCCGGGAGCTGGCGCGGAAGCCCTATCCCCTGGTGGCGCTGGCCATCGCGGCAGCTTCCTTCATGGGCCTGCTCCTGGTCTACGGACTGAACACCTGGCTTCCGCAGCTGATGGCTGGCGCCGGGTACACGGTCAGCACGGGCCTGGTGCTCTTGCTGGTCCTCAACGTCGGGGCTGTGGCCGGGCTGGTGATTGCCGGGATCCTGGCTGACAAGCACGGCACCAAACGGGTGGTGCTGCTGTGGTTTGGGCTCTCTGCCGTCTTCCTGGCTGTCCTGAGCGTCAAGATCCAAAGTGAACTGCTGCTCAACGCGGCAGTCTTCGTCACCGGCGTCTTTGTGTTCAGCGCGCAGGTGCTTGTCTACGCATGGGTCAGCCAGCTGTTCCCGGCAACCCTCCGTGCTACTGCCCTGGGATTCGCAGCCGGAGTAGGCCGGCTTGGCGCCATCGTGGGCCCTGCCGTCACGGGAACGCTGGTTGCTGCCAACATCGCTTACCCCTGGGGTTTCTATGTCTTCGCTGCCGCTGCCGCTATCGCCGTGGCAGCGCTTATGACGGTTCCGCACGCCATCCGTCCCGCAGCCGCCGAAGCCCCTCCGGAACGGGGATAG
- a CDS encoding GNAT family N-acetyltransferase, producing MQTNPRLNIRQVSWSNPVGADLRRAQQAELDARFGRPDHEPGPPPSGADCAVFLVAYDKGSGQPVGCGGLRLLDAPTAEIKRLYVLPYTRGSGVASSILAALEAEAFSKGITRIKAEAGSAQPDGRNFYENSGFEPIPNFGPYIGVEHSYCYAKSINARSAAQTAMA from the coding sequence ATACAGACCAACCCCAGGCTGAACATCCGACAGGTCTCCTGGTCCAACCCCGTGGGCGCCGACCTTCGCCGCGCGCAGCAGGCCGAACTCGACGCCCGCTTTGGCCGGCCTGACCACGAACCCGGCCCGCCGCCGTCGGGCGCCGACTGTGCAGTGTTCCTCGTGGCTTATGACAAGGGGTCGGGGCAGCCCGTGGGCTGCGGCGGCCTGCGGCTCCTTGACGCACCTACGGCCGAAATCAAGCGCCTCTACGTCCTGCCTTACACCCGCGGCTCGGGGGTGGCCAGCTCCATCCTGGCGGCCCTGGAAGCGGAGGCCTTCAGCAAGGGCATTACCCGCATCAAGGCGGAGGCCGGATCAGCCCAGCCGGACGGCCGGAACTTCTACGAGAATTCAGGATTCGAGCCGATCCCGAACTTCGGCCCCTATATCGGGGTGGAGCATTCGTATTGCTACGCGAAGAGCATCAACGCGCGCAGCGCCGCCCAAACCGCCATGGCCTAG
- a CDS encoding IclR family transcriptional regulator, which translates to MANSSSGDSVVDRIVRLISAFPPDVSALQLSDLAGRAGLPLTTTHRLVSQLAGHGLLETAPGGMVRPGLRLWELVNRASPALALRQAAMPFMEDIQQVLNQNVNLAVLDGWEALFVERLSRRGSVANRAQVAGRMPIHISSAGLALMAHQDKALQQAYLGQFSDPDGKLVKNDVRALLAETSRQGFAQLKGVVDPDTWGIAVPVLDRQQHAVASLGVVVPLQEMRLQALVPALQTAARGIARRLAEA; encoded by the coding sequence GTGGCGAACTCGAGCTCGGGTGATTCGGTGGTGGACCGGATCGTGCGTTTGATCTCCGCCTTCCCCCCGGACGTCAGCGCCCTGCAGCTCAGTGACCTTGCGGGTCGGGCCGGCCTTCCGCTGACCACTACCCACCGGCTGGTGAGCCAGCTTGCCGGGCACGGGCTGCTGGAAACCGCTCCCGGTGGGATGGTGCGCCCGGGGCTCCGGCTGTGGGAACTGGTGAACCGCGCCTCGCCCGCGCTGGCGCTCCGGCAGGCGGCCATGCCCTTCATGGAGGACATCCAGCAGGTCCTGAACCAGAACGTAAACCTGGCCGTCCTGGACGGCTGGGAGGCGCTCTTCGTTGAGCGGCTGTCCCGGCGGGGATCAGTGGCCAACCGCGCCCAGGTGGCGGGCAGGATGCCCATCCATATCTCGTCTGCCGGACTGGCGCTGATGGCCCACCAGGACAAGGCGCTTCAGCAGGCGTACCTGGGCCAGTTCAGCGACCCCGACGGGAAGCTGGTTAAGAACGACGTCCGGGCGCTACTGGCCGAGACCTCGCGGCAGGGCTTTGCGCAGCTGAAAGGGGTGGTGGACCCCGATACGTGGGGAATCGCGGTTCCGGTGCTGGACCGGCAACAGCACGCTGTGGCGTCGCTGGGCGTGGTGGTTCCCCTGCAGGAGATGCGCCTGCAGGCGCTGGTTCCGGCGTTGCAGACGGCGGCCCGTGGCATTGCCCGGAGGTTGGCCGAGGCCTGA